From Deinococcus aquaticus, one genomic window encodes:
- the argC gene encoding N-acetyl-gamma-glutamyl-phosphate reductase — MHDQKTVAIVGGSGYAGGEFLRLALNHPHLNVTQVTSERNAGTMVSMVHPNLRGRTNLKFRRAAELDEADIIVLALPHGSAAKKISEYEAKGKIIVDLSADFRLKDPEVYRATYGEDHPTPDKLGEWVYGNPELHREDLRGATRIACAGCFATSVILALYPLLKLGVLLPKDIIATGLVGSSAAGASASDSSHHPERAGSLRVYKPVGHRHTAEAQQELPGHFPLHLTAISTPRVRGILTTAQAWIPDGYSDRDVWSAYREVYAQEPFIRIVKVAKGIHRYPDPMLLDGTNYCDIGFEMDMDTGRVVLMSAIDNLVKGTAGHAIQSLNIALDWPETTGLEFAGLHPA, encoded by the coding sequence CCACCTGAACGTCACGCAGGTCACCAGCGAACGCAACGCCGGGACCATGGTCAGCATGGTGCACCCCAACCTACGCGGCCGCACCAACCTCAAATTCCGCCGGGCTGCCGAACTCGACGAGGCCGACATCATCGTGCTGGCCCTCCCGCACGGCAGCGCCGCCAAGAAGATCAGCGAGTACGAGGCCAAGGGCAAGATCATCGTGGACCTCTCGGCCGACTTCCGCCTGAAAGACCCCGAGGTGTACCGCGCCACGTACGGCGAGGACCACCCTACGCCTGACAAACTGGGCGAGTGGGTGTACGGCAACCCGGAACTGCACCGCGAGGACCTGCGCGGCGCGACCCGCATCGCCTGCGCCGGGTGCTTCGCCACCAGCGTCATCCTGGCCCTGTACCCCCTGCTGAAACTGGGCGTGCTGCTGCCCAAGGACATCATCGCCACCGGACTGGTCGGCAGCAGCGCCGCCGGGGCGAGCGCCAGCGACAGCAGCCATCACCCGGAGCGCGCCGGGAGCCTGCGGGTGTACAAACCCGTCGGGCACCGCCACACCGCCGAGGCGCAGCAGGAGTTGCCGGGGCACTTCCCGCTGCACCTGACCGCCATCAGCACCCCCCGCGTGCGCGGCATCCTGACCACCGCGCAGGCCTGGATTCCCGACGGCTACAGCGACCGCGACGTCTGGAGCGCCTACCGCGAGGTGTACGCCCAGGAGCCCTTCATCCGCATCGTGAAGGTCGCCAAGGGCATCCACCGCTACCCGGACCCCATGCTGCTCGACGGCACCAACTACTGCGACATCGGCTTCGAGATGGACATGGATACCGGCCGCGTCGTCCTGATGTCGGCCATCGACAATCTGGTGAAAGGCACAGCCGGACACGCCATCCAGAGCCTGAACATCGCCCTGGACTGGCCCGAAACGACCGGGCTGGAATTCGCGGGGCTGCACCCGGCGTAA
- a CDS encoding MBL fold metallo-hydrolase codes for MSWNHTRQIGQAQVHSLTDGQFRLDGGAMFGSVPRVLWERAAPADDLNRIRLRINPLLIQLGGENILVETGFWDQGGEKFEGLYGLDRDETVFRGLDRLGLSPGDIHLVINTHLHFDHAGRNVTLLGDPTFPNARYVVQKQELDDALHTHERSRASYVPTYIEPIRDAGLFDLIEGEHELRPGLSVLPLPGHNLGQQGVVLRSEGQTLVYVADLIPTLAHAPLPYIMGYDLYPVTTLETRKAHLGAWFEQNATICTPHDPDAPFSRLHENPKGGFTLQADR; via the coding sequence ATGTCCTGGAATCACACCCGCCAGATCGGCCAAGCGCAGGTCCACTCCCTGACCGACGGGCAGTTCCGCCTCGACGGGGGCGCCATGTTCGGCAGCGTCCCCAGGGTGCTGTGGGAACGCGCCGCGCCTGCCGACGACCTCAACCGCATCCGCCTGCGCATCAATCCACTGCTGATCCAGCTGGGCGGCGAGAACATCCTCGTCGAGACCGGCTTCTGGGATCAGGGCGGCGAGAAATTCGAGGGCCTGTACGGCCTCGACCGCGACGAGACCGTCTTCCGTGGTCTGGACCGCCTGGGCCTGAGCCCAGGGGACATTCACCTCGTCATCAACACGCACCTGCACTTCGACCATGCCGGGCGCAACGTCACCCTGCTGGGCGACCCGACCTTCCCGAATGCCCGCTACGTGGTACAGAAACAGGAACTTGATGACGCCCTGCACACCCATGAACGCAGCCGCGCCAGTTACGTTCCCACGTACATCGAGCCCATCCGGGACGCCGGTCTGTTCGACCTGATCGAGGGCGAACACGAGCTGCGCCCCGGCCTGAGCGTCCTGCCGCTGCCCGGCCACAACCTCGGGCAGCAGGGCGTGGTCCTGCGCAGCGAGGGCCAGACGCTGGTGTACGTCGCGGACCTGATTCCCACCCTGGCCCACGCGCCCCTGCCGTACATCATGGGCTACGACCTGTACCCGGTCACCACCCTGGAGACCCGCAAGGCCCACCTGGGCGCGTGGTTCGAGCAGAACGCCACCATCTGCACCCCCCACGACCCGGACGCGCCCTTCTCCCGCCTGCACGAGAACCCGAAGGGTGGATTCACCCTGCAAGCAGACCGCTGA